A genome region from Pseudomonas pergaminensis includes the following:
- the fghA gene encoding S-formylglutathione hydrolase encodes MSLENLSCQKSFGGWHKRYKHHSDVLGCDMTFAVYLPPQAEQGGKLPVLYWLSGLTCTDENFMQKAGAQRMAAELGLIIVAPDTSPRGPGVPGDPDNAWDFGLGAGFYLNATQEPWAKHYRMHDYVVQELPALVEAHFPASDKRGISGHSMGGHGALVCALRNPGRYQSVSAFSPINNPMDCPWGQKAFSRYLGEERSKWREWDACVLISEGSEKLPLLVDQGDRDDFLAVQLKPEALQQAAKAANHPLELRLQPGYDHSYFFIASFIEDHLRHHGRALLG; translated from the coding sequence ATGAGTCTGGAAAACCTGTCGTGCCAGAAAAGCTTCGGCGGCTGGCATAAACGCTACAAGCATCATTCCGATGTGCTCGGTTGCGACATGACCTTCGCCGTCTACCTGCCGCCGCAAGCGGAGCAGGGCGGCAAGTTGCCGGTGTTGTACTGGCTGTCCGGGCTTACCTGCACCGATGAGAACTTCATGCAGAAGGCCGGCGCCCAGCGCATGGCCGCCGAGCTGGGGTTGATCATCGTTGCGCCAGACACCAGCCCGCGTGGGCCAGGCGTGCCGGGTGATCCGGACAACGCCTGGGACTTCGGCCTCGGCGCAGGCTTCTACCTGAATGCCACGCAGGAACCTTGGGCCAAGCACTATCGGATGCATGACTACGTGGTGCAGGAATTGCCTGCGTTGGTTGAAGCGCATTTCCCGGCGTCGGACAAACGCGGCATCAGTGGCCACTCCATGGGTGGCCACGGAGCGCTGGTGTGCGCCTTGCGTAACCCTGGGCGTTACCAGTCGGTGTCGGCGTTCTCGCCGATCAACAACCCAATGGATTGCCCGTGGGGCCAGAAAGCCTTCTCGCGTTATTTGGGCGAAGAACGCTCAAAATGGCGCGAGTGGGACGCCTGCGTGCTGATCAGCGAAGGCTCGGAAAAGCTGCCACTGCTGGTGGATCAGGGCGACCGCGACGATTTCCTCGCCGTGCAACTCAAGCCTGAAGCCCTGCAGCAAGCGGCCAAGGCCGCCAACCATCCGTTGGAACTGCGCCTGCAACCCGGCTACGACCATAGCTACTTCTTTATCGCCAGCTTCATCGAAGATCATTTGCGACACCATGGCCGTGCTTTGCTCGGTTAA